The genomic segment CATCTTCCACTATCATATTATGCATACTTATACAAGAAGTAATTATATCAGAGAGTTGTTCTTCATCCCAAGCAAGTGAGGGTTTTCTAATTATTGCAAAACGAGCTTGCAACACCTCAAATGCTTGCTCCACATCCTTTCTTGCTGTTTTTTGATGTTGGGCAAACAACCTTGCTTTTGGTGTTTGTGGTTCAGTAATAGACTAAATAAAAGTAGCCCATTTAGGATGAATGCCATCAGTGAGATAGTAAGCCATACCGTATTAATTTCCATTCACCATGAAATTGACAGGTGGTGCccttccttcaaacaaatcaactaaaagaGGTGATTGATATAGCATGTTGAGATCATTATATGAACCTGGGATCTAGATCCTTTTaaaacattacataattaaaacatcattttaaaacattacataattaaaccatcattaaaaacaatacataattaaaacataattaagacaTTACATAATCAAACCATCTACTGACGATTGTAATTCTGAAAGTATTGTCCAAGTTGAATCATCATATCAGCTTCCCATGGCTGAAGAGTTTCCTTTTTGCTTAATGTTGGATAGATACCCCAATTCATTCGATATTCTTCCAtttgaagttgtttttgtttttcgggcttctttttgtttttgaagttctgtcttctcctttattatttatgAATTAAGTCGAAGACTCTCTCCAAATGCACTCAAAGCTTGAATTGATTGATATGCAACCATTTTTTCAGTCATGCGAGCCTTAGCCTTTTTCATACCCTCGGGGCGAGTAGATGATCCTTCTTGAGGTTCACTTGTTGGTGTATCAGAATCTTCTTCTGTCCTTGATCTTTTCCCACTACTTTCACTATTAACACCACCAGTTGGTTGTTGATCCAATcgtttttgttgattaatttttaCCACTAGCTTCAACTTGTTATACTTTTCTAAAATTTTCCATTGCTCAATCAAGTTAAAGTTACCGTGTTTTCTTTGATGGAGTAAATGCGCTTCTTTAAGCAAATCTTTGTCTCTCGTGCCGCTCTTCTTCCTCCTAAGAGCCTCGTTATAACTtctaaaccacttcaaacaTGCTGGAGCAACTCTATCCCAACGACATTTAAGCATGTTGGCGGTTCTTCGTGGGATCAGATGGGGTCGTTCCATCCTCGCTGCTTCATAAGCTTCCTTAACTTTTTGCCACCTCACTCTTATCTTTTGGTTGGTGCTTACAATTGGATTTGTACTTGTATTCATGACTGGATATATGAGAGCAATATCTTTAGTCAAATCCCAACTTTTCTTTGAAGGTATAGGGCCTTCATCATTAGGATTCTGTTGAGATGGTTGAACCAGTTGAGTAAAGCTCGGTGGTGAACCAAATTGTGAAAGTAGATCTTGAAATGATGGTTGGGTGTAGAGACTAGCATCAACATGATGAACAGAATTTCCTCCATCTTCATCATATTGATCATCTTGATcatttccttcatcttcatcatcatcataatcatcatcatcatcattatactcCATCTCATTTTCGTCTAAACTTTCACCCCTTATCGGAGTTGAATAGTTATCAATATTAGAGTTAATATTGTgagattgatgatggtggtgaaacatagtttgacaattttgggtattttgaagaacataataagatgaatttgggatattttgaggaatatagtaagaagaatttggagtattttgagaAAATGGAGGATTCTGATATTGAATTTAAG from the Amaranthus tricolor cultivar Red isolate AtriRed21 chromosome 12, ASM2621246v1, whole genome shotgun sequence genome contains:
- the LOC130828452 gene encoding uncharacterized protein LOC130828452, with amino-acid sequence MTTFCICHAQKKLKLWKKNKLGDAKALLVDTSFILKYSLYYDEGNDQDDQYDEDGGNSVHHVDASLYTQPSFQDLLSQFGSPPSFTQLVQPSQQNPNDEGPIPSKKSWDLTKDIALIYPVMNTSTNPIVSTNQKIRVRWQKVKEAYEAARMERPHLIPRRTANMLKCRWDRVAPACLKWFRSYNEALRRKKSGTRDKDLLKEAHLLHQRKHGNFNLIEQWKILEKYNKLKLVVKINQQKRLDQQPTGGVNSESSGKRSRTEEDSDTPTSEPQEGSSTRPEGMKKAKARMTEKMVAYQSIQALSAFGESLRLNS